One Chryseobacterium sp. StRB126 genomic region harbors:
- a CDS encoding class I SAM-dependent methyltransferase, protein MINYIEKQLTRVGFSFIFCNVCGSIRKIKIRTNNLREDATCKKCNSISRKRHLSKVILELINRKNNTSYSSLREISKDSGLRIYNVESNGALHHYLKHIDHYICSEYFGPYETHGKEQNGILNVDLMNIPFDDNTFDLIVSTEVFEHIPNPYKAFSEVHRILKKGGSHVFTVPYYEDKENDEVRAFLDGNNEIVHLMKPEYHGDPIRSDEGILVYTIFAKEMQKKLELIGFKVTLNTERNIINGILGDNNIVFITTKL, encoded by the coding sequence ATGATTAATTATATAGAAAAACAATTAACTAGAGTGGGTTTCAGTTTTATATTTTGTAATGTTTGTGGAAGCATTAGGAAAATCAAAATACGAACGAATAATCTAAGAGAAGACGCTACATGTAAAAAGTGTAATTCCATTTCCAGAAAAAGACATTTGTCTAAGGTTATTTTAGAGTTAATAAATCGGAAAAATAATACTTCTTATAGCAGTCTTAGGGAAATAAGTAAAGATTCGGGATTGAGAATTTATAATGTTGAATCCAATGGAGCCCTACATCATTACCTTAAACATATTGATCATTATATTTGTAGTGAATATTTTGGACCTTATGAAACACATGGTAAAGAACAGAATGGAATTCTTAATGTAGATTTAATGAATATTCCATTTGATGATAATACCTTTGATTTAATTGTTTCAACAGAAGTTTTTGAGCATATTCCGAATCCTTATAAAGCATTCAGTGAAGTCCATAGAATCCTGAAAAAAGGAGGTTCACATGTATTTACAGTACCCTATTATGAAGATAAAGAAAATGATGAAGTTAGAGCATTCTTAGATGGTAATAATGAAATTGTTCATCTCATGAAACCAGAATATCATGGAGATCCCATAAGGAGTGATGAAGGTATTCTTGTGTATACAATTTTTGCGAAAGAAATGCAGAAGAAGCTAGAGCTTATAGGGTTTAAAGTAACTCTCAACACAGAACGAAATATAATAAACGGAATTTTAGGAGACAATAATATTGTTTTTATTACAACAAAGCTATAA
- a CDS encoding glycosyltransferase produces the protein MGIKRFFKNKIKDYKFIKNKRKIEINHFDLDFFKSYEFNLNTDSHTPQVSIIIPVYNQIRYTLNCLYTIEQHDLNVSREIIIINDNSSDETLEYLSKIKGITIINNAENLGFLRNVNKGIQTAKGEYIYLLNNDTEVQENYLSSLLEVFETKERVGAVGSKMIFGDNTLQEAGCLIFKDCEIVNLGRFSSIDDPSFNFLRKVDYCSGCSLLFKRLDINGNLNFLDEEFLPAYYEETDFCQRLKYVQNLDIYYQPKSEILHFENISYTGKNSNKELLLEKNAKKFKDRWNSRFEGDKWLKIDQKQQLNVYKNFQQPTILFLEESMPKYDQDSGSRRLDEIFKILITNNHKILLGIPAFNETDKKYIEYCESLGIQVFQDYVTPKNKIVKINDQIIEKLPLIDLIWIFRPNGFKNWHKILKSHITRQKLIYDMVDLHYLRVEREKEYMPTTPKMEKKNQKTKELEYSAMRTSDAVAAISDVEKGIVSQNGIDIKKVHVVSNFHTLDQVNKNGFADRKGLLFIGGFRHLPNIDALKFLVDDIMPLVWEKNDSIFVNVIGPELSEELTRKYSSDKVRILGYQETVDEWFDSSRVFVAPLRYGAGVKGKIGQALEYELPIVTTPIGVEGMNLQHSVHAQVSDISDAQAFADHILELYSNEEMWNRLKENSKKALYPFSREVQGKNVLNLISSLYKK, from the coding sequence ATGGGAATTAAAAGATTTTTCAAAAATAAAATAAAAGACTACAAATTCATAAAAAATAAAAGGAAAATCGAAATTAATCATTTTGATCTTGATTTCTTTAAAAGTTATGAATTCAATTTAAATACCGATTCCCATACGCCTCAGGTTTCTATTATTATTCCTGTTTATAATCAAATCAGATATACCCTTAACTGTCTTTATACCATTGAACAACATGATCTGAATGTTTCCAGAGAAATTATCATTATCAATGACAATAGCTCAGATGAGACTTTGGAATATCTGAGCAAAATCAAGGGAATTACAATTATTAATAATGCTGAAAACCTTGGTTTTTTAAGAAATGTCAATAAAGGGATTCAGACTGCGAAAGGAGAATATATATACCTGCTGAATAATGATACGGAAGTTCAGGAGAATTATTTAAGCTCACTTCTTGAGGTTTTTGAAACCAAAGAGAGGGTAGGAGCTGTAGGATCAAAAATGATTTTCGGGGATAATACGCTTCAAGAAGCCGGCTGTCTTATATTCAAAGACTGTGAAATTGTAAATCTTGGAAGATTCAGTTCTATTGATGACCCATCTTTCAATTTTTTAAGAAAAGTGGATTATTGCTCAGGATGCAGCCTGTTATTTAAAAGACTTGACATCAATGGGAATTTAAACTTCCTGGATGAAGAATTCTTGCCTGCTTATTATGAAGAAACCGATTTCTGTCAGCGACTGAAATATGTACAGAATTTGGATATCTATTATCAGCCGAAATCTGAAATTCTTCATTTTGAAAATATCAGTTATACAGGGAAAAACTCCAATAAAGAACTATTACTGGAAAAGAATGCCAAAAAATTTAAAGACCGCTGGAATTCCAGATTTGAAGGCGATAAATGGCTGAAGATCGATCAAAAACAACAACTTAATGTCTATAAGAATTTCCAGCAGCCTACAATTCTTTTCCTTGAAGAATCTATGCCTAAATATGATCAGGATAGTGGTTCAAGAAGGCTGGATGAAATTTTCAAAATCCTTATTACCAACAACCATAAAATATTGTTGGGGATTCCTGCATTTAATGAAACAGACAAGAAATATATAGAATATTGTGAGTCTCTTGGGATTCAGGTATTTCAGGATTATGTTACACCCAAAAATAAGATCGTTAAAATTAATGACCAAATCATTGAAAAGTTACCTCTCATTGACTTAATATGGATTTTCAGACCGAACGGGTTTAAAAATTGGCATAAAATTCTAAAAAGTCATATCACCAGACAAAAACTGATCTATGATATGGTAGATCTTCATTATTTAAGGGTTGAAAGGGAAAAGGAATATATGCCGACAACACCGAAAATGGAGAAAAAAAATCAGAAGACCAAGGAGCTTGAATATTCAGCGATGCGGACTTCTGATGCAGTGGCAGCCATCAGTGATGTGGAAAAAGGAATTGTTTCCCAAAATGGAATCGATATTAAAAAAGTACATGTAGTAAGTAATTTCCATACACTGGATCAGGTAAATAAAAACGGATTTGCAGATCGAAAAGGGCTGTTGTTTATCGGAGGTTTCAGACACCTTCCCAATATCGATGCATTAAAATTCCTTGTAGATGATATCATGCCGCTGGTCTGGGAAAAAAATGACTCCATTTTTGTGAATGTTATTGGCCCTGAACTGTCAGAAGAACTTACCCGTAAATACAGTTCAGATAAAGTAAGAATTCTTGGATATCAGGAAACAGTTGATGAGTGGTTTGACTCCTCCAGGGTATTTGTAGCTCCTTTACGATATGGAGCCGGAGTTAAAGGTAAAATAGGTCAGGCTCTGGAATATGAGCTACCCATTGTAACAACACCAATAGGAGTGGAGGGGATGAACCTTCAACACAGTGTTCATGCACAGGTAAGTGATATCAGTGATGCACAGGCTTTTGCCGATCATATTCTTGAATTGTATTCTAATGAAGAAATGTGGAATAGATTAAAAGAGAATTCAAAGAAGGCTTTATATCCTTTTTCAAGAGAAGTACAGGGGAAAAATGTGCTTAATTTAATCTCATCACTGTATAAGAAATAA
- a CDS encoding glycosyltransferase: MKERKIYFICPSVSVPFGGIKQIYKYVNILNNHGYNAAVLLKKNKKKANIWYPFTKISYHYELIKNIENSSSSKNHKNSLYEKLKIFFHCFFSPQIEKDALFVFPEIYGKSFHKTIPNHQYVILNQNCYYTFQGYGYDYNEENPYLSKNCMGTIVASENAQKYFDLVFPSHNLYKARLGIDTEVFNFGNKKKRKIAFMPRKLSEDSLQIINIIKARKKLNDWEFFPIDNMDEKEVAQHLKESVFFLSFNHREGFGLPPIEAMSCGCFVIGYSGQGGKEYFKEEFSCLIEEGNIIDFVEKLEHYALEYSTNSDLFFEKGKIASQFVLENYSLENETKDWINIWEKIIS; the protein is encoded by the coding sequence ATGAAAGAAAGAAAAATATATTTTATTTGCCCATCAGTTTCTGTGCCGTTTGGGGGTATAAAGCAAATCTACAAATATGTAAATATTCTAAACAATCACGGTTATAATGCTGCTGTCTTGCTCAAGAAAAATAAGAAAAAAGCTAATATTTGGTATCCTTTTACAAAGATTTCTTATCATTATGAGCTTATTAAGAATATTGAAAACAGCAGTAGCTCTAAAAATCATAAAAACAGTTTATACGAAAAATTAAAAATTTTCTTTCACTGTTTTTTTTCACCTCAAATAGAGAAAGATGCACTATTTGTTTTTCCGGAAATATATGGAAAATCATTTCATAAAACCATTCCCAATCATCAGTATGTAATCCTTAATCAGAATTGTTATTATACTTTTCAGGGTTACGGGTATGATTATAATGAGGAAAACCCTTATTTAAGTAAAAACTGTATGGGAACTATTGTAGCATCAGAAAATGCGCAGAAGTACTTTGATCTTGTTTTCCCTTCACATAATTTATATAAAGCACGTTTAGGAATTGATACTGAAGTCTTTAATTTTGGTAATAAAAAAAAGCGAAAAATTGCTTTTATGCCAAGGAAACTTTCTGAGGATTCTTTGCAGATTATTAACATTATAAAAGCACGCAAAAAATTGAATGATTGGGAGTTTTTTCCAATTGATAATATGGATGAAAAAGAAGTTGCACAACATTTAAAAGAATCTGTTTTTTTCTTAAGCTTCAACCATAGAGAAGGTTTTGGACTTCCTCCTATAGAAGCTATGTCTTGCGGGTGTTTTGTAATTGGATATTCCGGGCAAGGGGGAAAAGAATATTTCAAAGAAGAATTTTCTTGCCTCATTGAGGAAGGTAATATTATTGATTTCGTTGAGAAATTGGAACATTACGCTTTGGAATATAGTACGAATTCAGATCTCTTTTTTGAAAAGGGTAAAATAGCATCACAATTTGTTTTAGAAAATTATTCGCTGGAAAATGAGACAAAAGATTGGATCAATATATGGGAAAAGATAATTTCATGA
- the gltX gene encoding glutamate--tRNA ligase: MEKVRVRFAPSPTGPLHLGGVRTALYDYLFAKNQGGEFVLRIEDTDTARYVEGAEEYIEEALEWCGIIPDESPKKGGKFAPYRQSERRDIYDRYTEQILKTDYAYIAFDTAEELDAVRAEYEAKGDVFSYDNKTRNHLRNSLALSEEEVQKLLDEKTPYVVRFKMPVDRVLNLEDIIRGKSAVNTNTLDDKVLVKNDGMPTYHFANIIDDHEMEISHVIRGEEWLPSLGLHTLLYEAMGWEAPQFAHLSLILKPEGKGKLSKRDGDKFGFPVFPLDFKDPATGIVSKGYRENGYLPDAFINMVALLGWSPADDKEVLSLDEMAKEFDLHKVHKAGARFSKEKSEWFNHQYIQMKSDEELLQMLKNSDLDLSNASDEKLLKVIPLMKERATFPKDIYENGKFFFEAPTSYDEKASKKAWNDETSAILGELATIFASTDFAAETLKQAMHDFAENKGLGMGKVMMPLRLSLVGELKGPDVPDILEIIGKEESIARISNAINNFK; the protein is encoded by the coding sequence ATGGAGAAAGTAAGAGTACGTTTTGCTCCAAGTCCTACCGGACCTTTACATTTGGGAGGCGTAAGAACTGCATTATATGATTACCTTTTTGCAAAAAATCAAGGGGGAGAATTTGTATTGAGAATTGAAGATACAGACACCGCAAGATATGTAGAAGGAGCTGAGGAATACATTGAGGAAGCTTTAGAATGGTGTGGAATTATCCCTGATGAAAGTCCTAAGAAAGGAGGAAAATTTGCCCCTTACCGACAATCTGAAAGAAGAGATATCTATGACAGATACACAGAACAGATCTTAAAAACAGATTATGCTTACATCGCTTTCGATACGGCAGAAGAACTGGATGCTGTTCGTGCAGAATACGAAGCAAAAGGAGATGTTTTCTCTTATGATAATAAAACCAGAAACCATTTAAGAAACAGTCTTGCTCTTTCTGAAGAGGAAGTTCAGAAATTATTGGATGAAAAAACTCCTTATGTGGTAAGATTCAAAATGCCTGTAGACAGAGTATTGAATCTTGAAGACATCATCCGTGGAAAATCAGCAGTGAACACCAATACATTAGATGATAAAGTTCTGGTAAAAAACGACGGAATGCCAACCTACCACTTCGCCAACATCATTGATGACCACGAAATGGAAATTTCTCACGTGATCCGTGGTGAAGAATGGCTACCTTCTTTGGGACTACACACCTTGTTATACGAAGCAATGGGTTGGGAAGCACCACAGTTTGCACACCTTTCTTTAATTCTGAAACCGGAAGGAAAAGGAAAACTAAGTAAAAGAGACGGGGATAAATTCGGATTCCCGGTATTCCCGCTTGATTTCAAAGATCCTGCAACAGGAATTGTTTCCAAAGGATACAGAGAAAATGGTTACCTTCCTGATGCATTCATCAATATGGTAGCATTATTAGGATGGTCTCCAGCAGATGATAAAGAAGTTCTTTCTTTGGATGAAATGGCTAAAGAATTTGATCTTCATAAAGTACACAAAGCAGGCGCTAGATTCAGCAAAGAGAAATCTGAATGGTTCAACCACCAGTATATTCAGATGAAATCGGATGAAGAGCTTCTTCAGATGCTTAAAAATTCAGATCTTGATCTTTCCAATGCTTCAGATGAAAAGCTGTTAAAAGTAATTCCTCTGATGAAAGAAAGAGCTACTTTCCCGAAAGACATCTACGAAAACGGGAAATTCTTCTTTGAGGCACCCACATCTTATGATGAAAAAGCATCTAAAAAAGCATGGAATGATGAAACATCTGCTATTTTAGGAGAATTGGCTACCATATTTGCATCTACAGACTTTGCTGCAGAGACCTTAAAGCAAGCTATGCATGATTTTGCGGAAAACAAAGGTTTGGGAATGGGTAAAGTAATGATGCCACTTCGTTTATCTTTAGTAGGAGAATTGAAAGGACCAGATGTTCCGGACATTCTGGAAATCATTGGAAAAGAGGAAAGTATAGCTAGAATAAGCAATGCTATAAATAATTTTAAATAG
- a CDS encoding acetyl-CoA carboxylase carboxyltransferase subunit alpha — protein sequence MEYLSFELPIKELMDQYQTCSLVGEESGVDVKLACSQIEDKILEKKKEIYSNLTPWQRVQLSRHPDRPYTLDYIHGMADKGSFLELHGDRNFADDPAMIGGLITLDGQRVMIIGTQKGRTTKERQHRRFGMPNPEGYRKALRLMKLAEKFNIPVVTLVDTPGAYPGLEAEERGQGEAIARNIFEMVQLKTPIFTYIIGEGASGGALGIGVGNKVYMLENTWYTVIAPESCSSILWRNWDHKEDAANALNLTPQDALREKFIDGIIEEPLGGAHYDQETTYLNLKNSILQNIKAFSKFTGQELETQRQDKFIAMGQFKG from the coding sequence ATGGAATATTTAAGTTTCGAACTTCCTATCAAAGAATTGATGGACCAATACCAGACATGTTCTTTAGTAGGAGAAGAAAGTGGTGTTGATGTAAAATTAGCATGCAGCCAGATTGAGGATAAGATTTTAGAAAAGAAAAAAGAAATCTATAGCAATCTTACACCTTGGCAAAGAGTACAACTGTCCCGCCACCCGGATCGTCCTTATACTTTGGACTATATTCATGGGATGGCAGACAAAGGCAGTTTCTTAGAACTTCATGGAGACAGAAATTTCGCTGATGACCCGGCAATGATTGGAGGATTGATTACCCTGGACGGTCAGAGAGTGATGATTATAGGGACTCAAAAAGGAAGAACTACAAAGGAAAGACAGCACAGAAGATTCGGGATGCCAAATCCTGAAGGATACAGAAAAGCTTTAAGACTCATGAAGCTTGCTGAGAAATTCAACATTCCTGTAGTAACTTTAGTGGATACACCGGGAGCTTATCCAGGATTAGAAGCTGAAGAAAGAGGACAGGGTGAGGCTATTGCAAGAAATATTTTTGAGATGGTTCAGCTTAAGACTCCAATCTTCACTTACATCATTGGAGAAGGAGCAAGTGGTGGAGCATTAGGAATAGGTGTAGGTAATAAAGTATACATGCTGGAAAATACATGGTATACCGTAATTGCTCCTGAAAGTTGCTCTTCTATCTTATGGAGAAACTGGGATCACAAAGAAGATGCAGCTAATGCATTAAACCTTACTCCACAGGATGCTTTAAGAGAAAAGTTCATTGACGGTATTATTGAGGAACCGCTTGGAGGTGCTCACTACGATCAGGAGACCACTTATTTGAACTTGAAAAATTCTATTTTACAAAATATCAAAGCTTTCTCTAAATTTACAGGACAGGAGCTTGAAACCCAGAGACAGGATAAATTCATTGCGATGGGTCAGTTTAAAGGATAA
- a CDS encoding DUF6759 domain-containing protein, translating to MKKIFLLLFICIFSLGFSQKKKKTKSKAVVEKETVIIYTEQEAEVSKETRVIAGFIKQNPGHARNDFFKKRLMEIIMADNSPEAKPTIKPISKEKIENIVKNNELNSGKVIAANKASTANNTKNTDKVNNAINALKEERLASYASVSAVKSAGSSAKSEPSEANKKTAAMLTHLFNNDINKNEAYINIKNRSSCNLIVKISGKKYYNLSVPAKGENFILIDKGEYVLTTMVCDAKYSSLKKITQDVEIALNVAD from the coding sequence ATGAAAAAAATCTTCCTTCTCCTTTTTATATGCATTTTTTCCCTTGGTTTTTCTCAGAAAAAGAAAAAAACAAAATCTAAAGCTGTTGTGGAAAAAGAAACCGTGATTATTTACACGGAGCAGGAAGCTGAAGTCTCAAAAGAGACAAGAGTGATCGCAGGCTTCATTAAGCAAAACCCGGGGCACGCCCGAAATGACTTCTTTAAAAAAAGGCTGATGGAAATTATCATGGCAGATAATTCGCCTGAAGCTAAACCTACAATAAAGCCGATCAGCAAAGAAAAAATTGAAAATATTGTTAAAAATAATGAGCTGAACAGTGGTAAAGTAATAGCTGCTAATAAAGCATCCACGGCAAATAATACCAAGAATACAGATAAAGTAAATAATGCCATCAATGCATTGAAAGAAGAAAGGCTTGCAAGCTATGCTTCGGTGAGTGCTGTAAAAAGTGCAGGTTCTTCAGCAAAATCAGAACCTAGTGAAGCCAATAAAAAAACAGCAGCGATGCTTACACATCTTTTTAATAATGATATCAATAAAAATGAGGCTTATATCAATATTAAAAACAGATCAAGCTGTAATCTGATCGTGAAAATAAGCGGTAAAAAATATTATAATTTAAGTGTTCCTGCCAAAGGAGAAAACTTTATTTTGATTGATAAAGGAGAATATGTTTTGACTACAATGGTATGTGATGCAAAATATTCTTCACTAAAGAAAATAACTCAGGATGTAGAGATTGCTCTCAATGTTGCTGATTAA